ACTTGCAATGAAAGCGACTGCACATACAAGTGCGCCATCTATCGCTCAAAGCTAGGCAGTCAGCGTCGTATCTAGATATGTTTCTaggtatgtatatatgtctgtatTTATGTGTTTATGTATTATGTACCTGTGTATTTAATTATTTCTACATTTTATTTATCAATTCATggtttattatttattcattcatttatttatttattctcagCTGAACTGGTTGAACGAGTACCACCAGAAAATACGGGAGAAGATTGGTCCCAGACTGAGGCAGAAGAACCAGGATGCCTACGATTGGATGATACGGCAAACTGAGGCAGTACCCGTTCCATACGATTCTCCAACCGACAGTGCCCAGACTATCTTCGCGAATGTTATTCTTCTAATGACCGTGACAGTTGTCTCAATATTCAATCTTTTTAATTGATGTAAACACAGTGTGTGGGATAtcgaattttaaattttaagttgTTTTTTCGTTGTGATGTCTTTTCATACGGGACATACCTATTGAAATCTAGATAAATTTATCTTTCATCTTTGATCGTTGTAAATCGACAGAGGCTTATGGCGTCGCTCTCAATTTGAAGTAAAACTGTCACGTGTGCCAGTAAATTTCAGAACATCCGCAGTTGTAGCAATAGTGTGTCGTGAAGGAGAATGAAAGTGGTTTGCAGTTGTATCAAGTTTTTTTGTAATAGACTTTCAAAATACTAATGAATTTATTGAAGAGATCTGTCATGATTTATATATCTTATTGCGTACAAGTCATGGACCGACGAAGTTGCTTGAAGCGAAACCATATTTACCTTCAAATGATGCAACCTCTCTTTCTTGTaggttttctttctttgtttgtaGTGTAGAAACGTGTTGAAGTCCTGATGATGGTTGCATACACGCCAGAGAGGGACTCAACGTTTGTATAGTGAGTAGAGAATTTATGGAAAGGTATAACCTCGTCCCATGTTACTTTGTTATAATCTAGTAGCTATAGTTGCTATAGTGTGTGTTGATTTAGACTAGACCAAGCTGTGATCGAGATTATTGTTACATATTAAGCACTACGGAAGCAATTTAAAGATgcaaataaaatgtaatatactttgaaaaatgtaaaatcactATGTGTTATTAAAATGAAAGTGTTTCGTGAATATTGAGAGACCTGTAAAAAATATCGCATGATGCATCGCCGTGTTTTATCGAATGCGTTTTTAAATAATTGGTTGGTGCTCTGAGTTCAATTATCTAATAAAATTTATACTGTAAAATTGGCTTTATTTCGACTAAATATGTGCTGATAGCGAAGAAGGATTCCGCAgctgaatttttttctctaatacTCGTGAAAcatatgtaaaacaaaatgttaAGTTAACATTTTGTAAGCGCACACAGgcatacgtacatacatcaTTATGTAGGAACAGTTGTGGACTCCATTTGTTTCGCCTTTTGAACATCATTAATGCAAAACTGGGAGTCACATTGTgagccatacatacatacatacatacatacatacatggtaAGGTATACTCTTTCGGAGGATGTGTTGGccctgaaaaggaccgtttgGTTTGGGTTTTGTAGTTTAGCTGAGATTTATTTCTTCTCAGCCTTTGTCTTGGGTTTCTTCGGTTTGGATGTCTTCTTTGGTGTCTTTTTGGCCACAGGTTTCTTCGTTGCTTTCTTGACTGGTTTCTTTGTCACCTTCTTGGCTGGCTTCTTTGGCTTGCTGTCCTTCTTCGGGGTTTTCTTGGCGGTTTTCTTAGGAGTGGATTTGGCCTTTTTCGTCTTGGttactttcttctctttcggCTTCTTGTCTTTGGGTTTCTTAGCTGGCTTCTTCTTTGGAGCAGCTTTCTTGGCCGGCTTCTTCTTCTTTGGTTTCTCGGGCAGCTTGCCGACGCGAAGACGCCCGGTGACACCAGTGGCCGTTGACCCCTTCGGTCGAACCAGGACACCAGATTCAAGACCAGACTTGAGAGCACGACGAAGGTTGGAGGTCAGGTGAGACTCGCTTACAGTGGGATAGTGAGAAGTGATGTAGGCTTTGATGGCCTGGACGGAGCTACCCTTCTTGTCTTTCAAAGACTTGATGGCCTCAACAACCATGTCGATGGTCTTTGGATGGGTAGGAGCTGCCTTGGGTTTCTTTGCTGGAGCGGTTTCTGCCATGATGTCAACGTATTACAATGATTTGCTGGTGTAGAACAAGTGAACTGTTGAGACGATTGTCTGAGAATGTGAGACTGGTGACAGAGGACGCCTTTATTATAGTAGTCTCGCGAACGTCGGAGAAAACATAGGTGTCAACGAGGCCGCTCAGCGTCCTGGCGTTGTCATTTTCTTGCTGATCGTGTACTTTTTGCTTTCAAGAATTGTCGAAATTCTCGCCAAATATTTACTCATGGTACATTTCGTTACAATCTCATGAAAACCGATTATGTTTACACCATATCCAGCATAAATGTTGTATATCTTTATGTGTACGTTCACATTATTCGTTACTTTAGCCCACATCATTGGACTTGAAAATGACCGTCCGCCTGTTTTTCCCGACTGTTTCTTCGACATTTTCTCGGCCTTTAAAACCTGAAGGATATATCCTTACACGAGACAAAAATACTTAAGATATAGTCAGCTTTCAATTGATGAATCGGTGACACAACATTATATCGTTTTCTGTGAGAAATCCTTTTATGGTATGCCAAAGTATGGATTGCCAGCCGAATCCACAATACTCCCTCTACGGcaataaagaaaaagaaacatgCTCTTCCCACTGGCAACAAACTACTTACAAAACACTTCTTCACTGAACAGGAAACATGCTGTTCCTAATAAAAACATCTTGGAAAACAGTACCTTACGTTATCAGGTTAGAAGTCAAATTTCGTAGTAAGAAGTCTTAAGTTACAACGATACAACAATACAACGATTACGAAGTTCCTTAAGGTTTTCATACCATGGAGGCAGTGGGCAGATCTCACTGGTATTCATCTGCGGTACGTGTTATCATACTTCAAAGTTTTACACACATAACTATTTTTAGTATATTGTGtagctttaaggtagaacacacctcggggacagatagtcagaatctaaaatttctacaattcttttctgagctacaacttgtgggggctcatttaatgctcttggagaaagaaaacctttcaccgtctttagtttttcgaaaatccaaaatttacttTCCTGTCAATGCAATTGAGGTATAATCCGTGATAACTAGGCGTGAATGCCAATATGTGCGCACTGATTTTGAACTCGATACCAACACTAAAACTGGTCATTGATTGGTCAAATAGGTTGTTCCAACTATCACAAGTACCCCTCTTTGGGGAATGTCCGGTCTGTGAAATGAGAAACAATGGAGTGTACACCGACAGGGTGGGTCTTGTCAACCATTTCCAAGTATAATCTGTCAATGGACCATTTCCTCCCTGGGTGTCAATGTGTGCTTTGATCGATCTTGAACTACAGATTAAGaaacttatttttctttgtctgtGCTTGAACTGAAGGTATAATCCCCTGTTTCCTGACAAGCGATGCAGAAACTGCGTTCTCGCTGGTTGCAActaacacttccctgcatccgtaattgtgcattttgttttcaaacaatgGAGGGAGCCATGCTGTTATAGCAGAGATGTTCCCAGCATGAGTATTTACCGGCGCTACACACCCATCCCGACAGAAGAAGCCGGCTCAGTGCCCATGAGCTACAATTATTACAACTAGCATTTATGATAAGATGCATAAACACAAAGCAGTGTTTAAACATGACTGTATCAGCTACTATTAGATGTTGCacgaatgtatgtatgtatgtatgtatgtatgtatgtatgtatgtatgtatgtatgtatgtatgtatgtatgtatgtatgtatgtatgtatgtatgtatgtatgtatgtatgtatgtatgtatgtatgtatgtatgtatgtatgtatgtatgtagctgtgtattttaattatttatatttttatttctatgtTCATGGTttctatatttatttatctattctCATATGAACTGGCTGAACGATTACCACTACAAAATATAGGAAATATTTAGTCCCAGGCTGAGGCTTGGATAATACGGCAAACAGGGGCAGTTCCTATAAATTCCAAGTACTCTCCAACCGATGGTGCACAAAAGATCTTCGCCAATGTTATCCTCATTACTGTGACAGTTGTCTCAATATTCAATCTTTTATATTGATATGAACACAGTGTGTGGGGAAGTGacttttaaactttaagatgTTTTTTTTATGATGTCTGTACATAGTGGACATACGTATTGAAATCGAGATGAACATTTCTTCTGTATCTGAATAGGTTGTAAATCGACAGAAGCTGATGACACTGCTTTCACTCTCAAtctgaagtaaaactgttacGCGTGCCAGAAATATTCCATTGCAGAACATCCGCAGTTG
This genomic window from Ptychodera flava strain L36383 chromosome 10, AS_Pfla_20210202, whole genome shotgun sequence contains:
- the LOC139142109 gene encoding late histone H1-like: MAETAPAKKPKAAPTHPKTIDMVVEAIKSLKDKKGSSVQAIKAYITSHYPTVSESHLTSNLRRALKSGLESGVLVRPKGSTATGVTGRLRVGKLPEKPKKKKPAKKAAPKKKPAKKPKDKKPKEKKVTKTKKAKSTPKKTAKKTPKKDSKPKKPAKKVTKKPVKKATKKPVAKKTPKKTSKPKKPKTKAEKK